The DNA region CGAGCAGGCCGAGCGCGACGCCGCCGAGGCGGAGACCGCGCAGGCCGCCACGGCCACCGCGCCCGCTGCCCCGGCCGAGGCCGCGCCGGACAACGCCGTCGTCGACAAGGGCGAGGGTGCGGAGGTCGCCGCCGCCGGCTCCGGCGGCGCCGCCAGCGCCGCCGAGGCCGGCCCGTCGGCCGCCGATTCGACCGGCGCACCGAAGTCGGGTGGCCTCAAGCTGGGTGGCGGCGGCAAGGCCCCCGGCGGCCCCAAGGCCCCCGGCGGCCCGAAGGCCCCGGGCGCTCCCAAGGCCCCGGGTGCAGCCAAGGGCGGGGAGTCCGCCACCGAGGCGCAGTCTGCGGTCAAGGACGCCGAACGCACCGAGGAGACCCGCGAGGCCGCCCAGGGTTCCGCTCCGGCCACCACCGGGGCTCCCAAGCCGAGCGCCGGCGCACCGAAGTCGGGCGGCCTCACGCTCGGCGGCGGGGCCAAGGCTCCGGGCGGGGCGAAGGCTCCGGGCACCGCCAAGGCTCCGGGCACGGCCAAGGCAGCGGCCGCCGCGCCGTCCGCGGGCGAGTCCGCCGCCGCGCAGACCGAGACCGCCGATGCCGGGTCCGCCACGGACACCGCACCGGCCGCGCCCGCGAAGCCGGCCGTCGGCCTGGGCCTCAAGGGTGGAGCGAAGGCGCCCGGCGCGCCCAGGGCACCCGGTGCTCCGAAGGCCCCGGCCGCCGCCCCGGCGACCGAGGCCCCGGACAAGGCCGAGCCCGCCGACTCCGCCGCCCAGGCTGAGCCGACCGAGGCAGGGTCGACCGAGGCAGGGTCGACCGAGGCTGAGTCAACGGACGCCGAGCCGACCGACTCCCCGGCGAAGCCCGCATCGAACGGGGCGATCCCCCGTTCGAAGAAGTCGGGAGGGTACGGCCTCTCCCTGGGCTGACGCCCACCGGACGCCACCGCGGCCCGTGATCAGGACTCCTGATCACGGGCCGCGGTCATTTCATCTCCGTACTCGCCACCGTCAACAGGTGTGGTGAGCCTCCTGCAGCTTGTAGACGGGCGTCGGAATACCCTCCATCCGGGCCTTGAGCTGCAGCGCGAGATACCTCGAGTAGTGGCGGGACTGATGCAGGTTGCCCCCGTGGATCCACAGTTGCTCGACGTTGGTCGGCTTCCACATGTTGCGCAGCTCGCCCTCCCACGGTCCCGGGTCGCGCGTCGTGTCCGACCCGTAACCCCACACCTTGCCCACCCGGTCGGCAACTTCTTCAGAGACCAGGTCCACGAGCCACTGGTTCATCGATCCGTACCCGGTGGCGTACACGATGATGTCCGCCGGAAGGGTCCGGCCGTCGTCGAGCTCGACGCCGTCGGGCAGGATCCGCGACACCTGCCCGCTCTCGAGCGCGACCTCACCGTCGATCAACAGCTGACTCGCACCGACGTCGATGTAGTAACCCGACCCGCGCCTGAGGTACTTGAGGAACAGACCGGAACCGTCCTCCCCGAAGTCGAGGTCGAATCCCACCTCGCGCAACTGCTGGTAGAACTCCGCGTCCTTCTCCGCCATCTGCTCGTAGACCGGGATCTGCGCCCCCGGGAGCAGCCGGTAGGGCCACGAGGCGAAGAGCATGTCCGCCTTCTCCGTGGTCACACCGGCATCGAGAGCCTCTTCCGAGTAGAGAGGACCCAGTGCGAGGGACATCAGGGATTCACTGCGGGAGATGTGCGTGGATGAGCGCTGCACCATCGTGACGTGCGCACCGTGATCCCACAGAGCGGCGCAGATGTCGTGAGCCGAGTTGTTCGATCCGATCACCACGGCCCGCTTGCCCGCGACGTCGCCCTCGCCCGTGAACTCGGACGAGTGCCACTGCTGGCCGGTGAAGTCCTCCGAGCCCTCGAACCGCGGGACGTTCGGGTATCCCGACACCCCGAGCGCAAACACGAGTTGGGTCGGGCGCAGCGTGACCTTCTCGCCACGGCGGTCGACCTCGACCCGCCACGTCCCGGAGTCCTCGTCGAAGTCCGCCCTGAGGCACTCCGTCCCTGACCAGTAGTCGAGATCCATGATCGCGGTGTAGTGCTCGAGCCAGTCACCGACCTTGTCCTTCGCGGGGAACACCGGCCAGTCTTCGGGGAAAGGGATGTACGGCAGGTGGTCGTACCAGACCGGGTCGTGCAGGTGGAGCGACTTGTAGCGCTTGCGCCATGAGTCACCCGCCCGTTCGTTCTTCTCGATGACGATGGTGGGCACCCCGAGGCGCTTGAGACGAGCGGCGAGCCCGATACCACCCTGGCCTCCGCCGATGATGACGGCGTAGGGCTGCTCGGTGTACCCGAGGGTCTCCTGGCGCTCGGTCTTCTGTTCGAGCCAGGTCTTCCGGCCCCGGGTGACGACGTGCTCCACCCCCTGGTCGCGACTGTGCCGCTTTTTCTCCTCGTGGCCCTTGAGTTCCTGCAAGGTCGTCAGGAGCGTCCATGCCCGCCCGTCCCGTAGGCGCAGATGGCCCCACCCGCGGCCCGCGCCCGTCTCGAAACGCACCCACGCCTCCACCACCCCGTCGCTGTCGGTGGCGGGCTCGTCGAGGGCCCACCCGGACGGTTCGACGGCGGCGAGCTGGTCGCTCAGCATGTCGCGGATCTGGTCGCGACCCTCGAGTGTCCTGAGGTTCCAGGTGAAGGCGACGAAGTCGCGCCAGTACCCGTCGGTGTCGAACAGCTCGGCCGCCCGACCCGGGTCCCCCGACTGCAGGGCATCGTCGAAGGCCGTCAACCACCGTTCGGCCACTGTGTCCGGTTGAACGCGGTCGACGTCCGGACCCCCGGGGCCGCGGTCTGCCGGTGCTTGCTGAGTCTCGGTCATGTCCACTCCTCCACTTCCTGTAGCTTCTGGGATGACGTAGATCACACTTTCTTCCCAAGGGGGTGGCAATGTCGTTGCACGCGACGTTGCGGTTCTCCGACCCGGGGGCGTTCGCGGCGCAGTCGATCAGGGCGCACGAGTCCGCCCTGGCCGGTGGGCTCCCCCCCGATCTGGACTCACGGCTCCTGCGCGCATGGAGGCGCAGCGGGGAGGCCGGCGTCTCCCCCGACCAGGAACTCCCGGCGAGCGTGCTGTCCGGCGACGAACTCGTGACCGCTCGAGCGGACACCCCGCTGCGTCACATCGCGGACGACGTCGTCTCCTCACTGGCGGACACCTCCGCGGCCGGGCGACACGTGGTCGTCGTCTCCGATGTCCGTGGTCGCGTGCTCTGGCGCTCGGGCAGTGCGCAGGTGCTCCGTCGGGCGGACTCGATCGCGTTCGCCGAGGGGGCCGACTGGTCCGAGCGGGGTATCGGCGCCAACGGGATCTCGATGGCGCTGGACGCAGGGACGCTCACGCACGCCACTGCGGGGGAGCACTTCGTGCGCGCCCACCACGGGTGGACGTGTACGGCGAGTCCCATCAGGGACCCCCACGGACGGGTCCTCGGTGTCCTCGACGTCTCGCATCCCCTCCGGTTCTCGTGCGCCGAGACCGTCTCGCTGGTCCGGTGCGGTGTCCGGCTCGCCGAGACGCTGTTGACCGCCCGGGGCACCGCGACCCCCGCCGTCGCCCCCGGGCCGGATGCCCCCGGCCCGCACGACCCACATTCCGAACCCGATGGGACGCGCTCCCCCGTGACCTCGATCCGTCTTCTCGGGTGGAAGCCGGCGGTGGTCCGTGCCGACGGGACCTCCGTCGCCCTGACCCCGAGGCGGGCAGAACTCCTCGCGCTCCTGGCCTCGCGGGAGGCGTGGTCAGCGCGCGCCCTGTCCGAGGCCCTCTATGACGACGGGTCCGCCACGACCACGGTGAGGGGCGAGGTCCGGAGACTTCGCCAGGCCACCGGTCTGAGCATCGGATCGCAGCCCTACTGTCTGGCGGCGCACGAGCGGCAGTGTGTGGACTACTTGTCCGTCGAGCATCCTGATGACCTCCTGCCGGACTCGGAAATCCCGGCGATCGTCGACCTGCGGTACGGGATCTGACCCCGCACCCCTCCCGGCCGGTCCGTGACACCGGACACGCGGACCGAGGTGGCACAATCGCAAGGTATGACGCCTGAGACCACGGGACGAACGCTCCACCAGCTGCGCACTCTCGACCAGTCCTCCAAGCTCAAGGACGTCCTCTACGAGATCCGCGGGCCGGTACTGGCCAGGGCCAACCAGCTCGAGGCCGAAGGTCACCGCATCCTCAAGCTGAACATCGGCAACCCCGCGCCGTTCGGGTTCGAGGCGCCGGACGTGATCATGCGCGACATGATCGCCGCGCTCCCCCACGCGCAGGGCTACTCGGAGTCCAAGGGCATCCTGTCGGCCCGCCGGGCGATCTTCACGCGCTACGAGCTGGTCCCGGACTTCCCCCGTCTCAGCGTGGACGACATCTACCTCGGCAACGGCGTGTCCGAGCTCATCACCATGACGATGCAGGCGCTGCTGGACGACGGCGACGAAGTCCTCATCCCCGCACCGGACTACCCGCTGTGGACCGCCATGACCTCACTCGCCGGGGGCAGGCCCGTCCACTACCTCGCCGACGAGCAGGACGACTGGAACCCGTCGCTCGAGGACATCGCCTCCAAGATCACCCCGCGAACCAAGGCCATCGTGGTGATCAACCCCAACAACCCGACCGGCGCGGTCTACTCGCGTGAGGTCCTGCAGGGGATCGTCGATCTCGCCCGCGAGCACAGTCTGCTCATCCTGGCGGACGAGATATACGACCGGATCGTTTACGACGAGGCCGAGCACACCTCCATCGCCACCCTCGCCCACGACCTGCTCGTGCTGACCTTCAACGGACTGTCCAAGACCTACCGTGTGGCGGGCTACCGGGCGGGCTGGCTGGCGATCACGGGCCCCAAGGCTCACGCGGCCGGCTTCCTCGAGGGGTTGGAGCTCCTCGCGTCCACCCGACTGTGCCCGAACGTCCCGGCGCAGCACGCTATCCAGGTGGCGCTCGGTGGCTATCAGTCGATCAACGAGCTCATCGAGCCCGGCGGCCGGCTGCACGAGCAGCGGGGCATCGCGTGGGAGAAGCTCAACACGATCCCGGGC from Dietzia sp. B32 includes:
- a CDS encoding NAD(P)/FAD-dependent oxidoreductase; this translates as MTETQQAPADRGPGGPDVDRVQPDTVAERWLTAFDDALQSGDPGRAAELFDTDGYWRDFVAFTWNLRTLEGRDQIRDMLSDQLAAVEPSGWALDEPATDSDGVVEAWVRFETGAGRGWGHLRLRDGRAWTLLTTLQELKGHEEKKRHSRDQGVEHVVTRGRKTWLEQKTERQETLGYTEQPYAVIIGGGQGGIGLAARLKRLGVPTIVIEKNERAGDSWRKRYKSLHLHDPVWYDHLPYIPFPEDWPVFPAKDKVGDWLEHYTAIMDLDYWSGTECLRADFDEDSGTWRVEVDRRGEKVTLRPTQLVFALGVSGYPNVPRFEGSEDFTGQQWHSSEFTGEGDVAGKRAVVIGSNNSAHDICAALWDHGAHVTMVQRSSTHISRSESLMSLALGPLYSEEALDAGVTTEKADMLFASWPYRLLPGAQIPVYEQMAEKDAEFYQQLREVGFDLDFGEDGSGLFLKYLRRGSGYYIDVGASQLLIDGEVALESGQVSRILPDGVELDDGRTLPADIIVYATGYGSMNQWLVDLVSEEVADRVGKVWGYGSDTTRDPGPWEGELRNMWKPTNVEQLWIHGGNLHQSRHYSRYLALQLKARMEGIPTPVYKLQEAHHTC
- a CDS encoding helix-turn-helix domain-containing protein gives rise to the protein MSLHATLRFSDPGAFAAQSIRAHESALAGGLPPDLDSRLLRAWRRSGEAGVSPDQELPASVLSGDELVTARADTPLRHIADDVVSSLADTSAAGRHVVVVSDVRGRVLWRSGSAQVLRRADSIAFAEGADWSERGIGANGISMALDAGTLTHATAGEHFVRAHHGWTCTASPIRDPHGRVLGVLDVSHPLRFSCAETVSLVRCGVRLAETLLTARGTATPAVAPGPDAPGPHDPHSEPDGTRSPVTSIRLLGWKPAVVRADGTSVALTPRRAELLALLASREAWSARALSEALYDDGSATTTVRGEVRRLRQATGLSIGSQPYCLAAHERQCVDYLSVEHPDDLLPDSEIPAIVDLRYGI
- a CDS encoding pyridoxal phosphate-dependent aminotransferase — protein: MTPETTGRTLHQLRTLDQSSKLKDVLYEIRGPVLARANQLEAEGHRILKLNIGNPAPFGFEAPDVIMRDMIAALPHAQGYSESKGILSARRAIFTRYELVPDFPRLSVDDIYLGNGVSELITMTMQALLDDGDEVLIPAPDYPLWTAMTSLAGGRPVHYLADEQDDWNPSLEDIASKITPRTKAIVVINPNNPTGAVYSREVLQGIVDLAREHSLLILADEIYDRIVYDEAEHTSIATLAHDLLVLTFNGLSKTYRVAGYRAGWLAITGPKAHAAGFLEGLELLASTRLCPNVPAQHAIQVALGGYQSINELIEPGGRLHEQRGIAWEKLNTIPGVSCVKPMGALYAFPKLDPNVHEIHDDRLFALDLLEQERILITQGTGFNWPDPDHFRVVTLPASRDLGVAIERIGNFLASYRQ